The nucleotide sequence AGGATTCCTAAAATTCCTGCAGCTGAGATACGAGCGCCACGAGTTGCGACGATTTCACAAAGCGTCACGATTACTTTCCTCATCTTTAGACAAGTGTTTAATATCTGCACTCCAACCACATTAATGATTACATTTAAAAATCTATATATGGCCCACAATTAGCATAACTGATAGGCACAAATATGTACCTCAAGTATGTCTTTTAACTTGGTTGCCACCACTCTGAGGTCAACAGTCGAGTCGTGATGCACTGCAGACATATCTGGGGTCCTACATCCACATCAAACATGTTATGTAAATGCAAAATTGTAAACATACTACTATATTTGTGAACAATCTGACCATATCAAGTACAATTCAAAAGGCTTTTTGGGTAGTTTTTGACCCAAGTTATATTTTTCATAAGGTCAGACACattacaagtttttttttttttggctttttTGGTAGTTTTTGACTCGTTTAGTCAAATGGGTTTGTTCCCGGCTAAGGTACAGAACTTATTTGACACGCTGAAGATGAGTACTGTACCTCGATATTGAAAGGCTTTTCAAGTTTGGATGGCACAGTGTCACCAAAAAACTCGGATTCTACCACCATCTTCAACAAGACTCGCTTCAGAATTTCTTCCAAATACATTCCAGCTATTATCTTCTTAAATATCTGTTTGAGAAGGATTAAATTAATAAGCTCTGATATCAATTGAATCACTTCATAAATTATATGGTTTGTAGTCCTTGTTTATATGCAAGAAGCCCTAatattatatttatctatatacaTATGTGATGTACATTTGTACGAAAAAACAAGATATGCGACCCATAATCATCTTGCATTGCCATAGAATCACAAGTGGGTCCAATTGAAGAGAAACTACTTAACGACCATTTTTGCGACCGCAATGATATTCTGGTGGTCGCGAGTTTTGTTTTCTCAGCACAGATGTGATTCTTGCGACCATAACTCTAAACTCGCGGTCACAAGTTGCACAGATTCAGCAAACCTTGTTTAATTCGAACTTTACAATAATAATGTAACCTTAGAAATACTGTAGATGATAAAGGTAGTGTGATTATGAAGTAATGAAACTTGAATCATCAGCTACTTATTAAAAGGCTGTCATAAGAAACATTTAACTACTACATTAAGAGTAAATGATGAAAGATACCAACAAATATCCAAGCTTAGAGCACCACCAGAAGTCGAACACCAATTTCACATAAAGGTGGGGACGGTGGGAAATCTCACTCCCTCC is from Rutidosis leptorrhynchoides isolate AG116_Rl617_1_P2 chromosome 10, CSIRO_AGI_Rlap_v1, whole genome shotgun sequence and encodes:
- the LOC139871486 gene encoding hexokinase-1-like; the protein is MYLEEILKRVLLKMVVESEFFGDTVPSKLEKPFNIEVQTPDMSAVHHDSTVDLRVVATKLKDILEILNTCLKMRKVIVTLCEIVATRGARISAAGILGILKKIGRDTIKEGEKNQKLIIATDGGLFEHYTKFREAMQCGLNELLEASRNIIIELSNDGSGLGAALLAASHSQYREY